Proteins encoded by one window of Hylaeus volcanicus isolate JK05 chromosome 7, UHH_iyHylVolc1.0_haploid, whole genome shotgun sequence:
- the LOC128879266 gene encoding serine/threonine-protein kinase PLK1-like isoform X4, which translates to MKLELEMIASNVVEARVGSSSPPREYETSGKSFLLEPMAGDSHTETACRFFETGVVARCTEEPNETTKTTPETDCTKKTIESAGSGRRVNNCPRHSFSKSSASLQSLICRRSRKPGASSLPLEVDLSSYSSHRGCLVDVPKENGAVAFRDDEETCTTTRTSTLVYPSCGNAQTSPRGCANVQDPSSVTNLANVATATTTSTASNVTSSPIGSHSGNTASSLIRTTSVITARPSTSSCNHSTDQESDYVVDPVQGNAYHKGQFLGKGGFARVYLMTDVSNGNQYACKMIPKNRMQKIHMQKIAREIMIQKELNHVNVVKMHHYFEDNLNVYMLLEACPRKSLMHVLRYRGKVTEPEARYYMNQMVTGVAYIHSQKVVHRDLKPGNMLLSDRMIVKIGDFGLATRLGDQRRRVTICGTPNYIAPEVLYKQAYSYEADVWALGCILYALLVGHPPFDTATLAETYTRICNNHYREVDDTMASPSGQDLVRWLLQPNPELRPSLERVKEHAYLTKEYVPVSLPHTCCYEMPHASIIDPMSLPSITSTASRNQKFNKNQAWPNILAQEISHRYQQQTIHIQQSQQPQQQHTNRSQKSLRKAMKVISWLAKRFPKVPKFRQRLSSVLCPDHKKMGYVAQSVLMHRALETCINEMKHKNMLQNPPTAEDVVPLFITKWIDYSNKYGLSFQLSDKSVGVLFNDNTKISYTHDRRRVEYMTTEDEVTRYHKEEDVPATLQKKLELLQHFTQYMDNYMTEGGEIKEHRMVSKQPKNVCIPRMRRWLRTDKTIVMELTVPLLQVNFFDDHTKLVVSQESPSRGYLITYIDTSRHTSSYWLNDLRDFGCTTDLYQRLYYVCKETSILVI; encoded by the exons ATGAAGCTAGAACTAGAGATGATAGCTTCGAACGTGGTCGAGGCGCGAGTCGGGAGTTCCTCGCCACCGAGAGAGTACGAAACGAGCGGCAAGAGTTTCCTCCTGGAGCCGATGGCCGGCGACTCGCATACCGAAACAGCCTGCCGTTTCTTCGAGACGGGGGTCGTTGCTCGATGCACCGAGGAACCCAACGAGACCACCAAAACCACTCCCGAGACCGACTGCACGAAAAAGACGATCGAATCAGCTGGTAGCGGCAGGCGCGTCAACAATTGCCCGAGGCACAGCTTCTCCAAGAGTTCCGCCTCTCTGCAGAGTCTGATCTGCAGGCGAAGTCGAAAACCCGGTGCGTCCTCGTTGCCCTTGGAAGTGGATCTCTCCTCGTACTCGTCGCATCGCGGCTGTCTCGTCGACGTGCCCAAGGAGAACGGTGCGGTCGCTTTCCGCGACGACGAAGAGACCTGCACCACCACACGCACCTCCACGCTCGTCTACCCGTCTTGCGGGAACGCGCAAACTTCCCCCAGAGGATGCGCCAACGTTCAAGATCCATCCTCCGTGACGAACCTCGCGAACGTTGccaccgccaccaccaccaGCACCGCGAGTAACGTTACTTCTTCGCCGATCGGAAGTCACTCCGGTAACACCGCGTCCTCCCTGATAAGGACGACCAGCGTGATCACCGCACGACCATCCACGTCCTCTTGCAACCATTCCACGGACCAAGAGTCGGATTACGTCGTCGATCCGGTTCAGGGAAACGCTTATCACAAAGGCCAATTCCTCGGCAAG GGTGGGTTCGCGAGGGTTTACCTGATGACCGATGTTAGCAATGGAAACCAATACGCTTGCAAAATGATTCCGAAAAATCGAATGCAAAAAATCCATATGCAGAAG ATCGCACGTGAGATAATGATCCAGAAAGAGCTGAATCACGTGAACGTTGTCAAGATGCATCACTATTTCGAGGATAACCTTAACGTATACATGCTTCTGGAAGCCTGTCCTCGAAAG AGTTTGATGCACGTGCTGAGGTACCGTGGCAAAGTCACGGAGCCGGAAGCCCGCTATTACATGAATCAAATGGTAACAGGAGTCGCGTATATTCACTCCCAGAAAGTCGTTCATCGAGATTTGAAGCCAGGGAACATGCTCCTGTCAGATCGCATGATCGTCAAGATCGGCGACTTTGGACTGGCGACAAGGCTTGGCGATCAGCGGAGACGAGT GACAATATGCGGAACACCGAATTACATCGCACCGGAAGTGTTGTATAAGCAAGCGTACAGTTACGAAGCGGATGTTTGGGCGCTGGGATGCATACTTTATGCCTTGCTGGTAGGGCATCCGCCTTTCGATACCGCGACATTGGCGGAAACTTATACTAGGATATGTAACAATCATTATCGAGAAGTCGACGACACGATGGCAAGTCCGAGTGGACAGGATCTCGTGAGATGGCTCTTGCAACCGAATCCTGAGCTCAGGCCGTCTTTGGAAAGGGTGAAGGAACACGCTTATCTCACCAAGGAATACGTACCAGTTTCTTTACCTCATACCTGTTGCTACGAAATGCCACACGCTTCGATAATTGATCCCATGTCGTTGCCTTCAATCACCTCCACCGCATCTAGAAAtcagaaattcaataaaaatcag GCTTGGCCAAACATACTAGCGCAAGAAATATCGCATCGGTACCAGCAACAAACCATCCACATACAACAATCTCAGCAGCCGCAGCAGCAGCATACCAACCGATCTCAGAAAAGTTTGCGAAAAGCTATGAAAGTGATCAGCTGGCTAGCTAAAAGGTTTCCAAAAGTTCCGAAATTCAGACAACGATTGAGTAGCGTTCTCTGTCCTGATCACAAAAAGATGGGATACGTTGCGCAGAGCGTGTTGATGCACCGAGCACTGGAAACGTGCATCAACGAGATGAAACATAAAAACATGTTGCAAAATCCGCCAACCGCGGAGGACGTTGTGCCTCTTTTTATCACCAAGTGGATCGATTACTCTAACAAATACGGCCTAAGTTTTCAACTGTCTGATAAATCTGTTGGCGTTCTCTTCAACGACAATACGAAAATTAGTTACACACACGATAGGAG AAGAGTGGAGTATATGACCACCGAGGACGAAGTAACGAGGTACCATAAAGAAGAAGATGTTCCAGCTACTCTGCAGAAAAAGCTCGagttgcttcaacatttcacGCAATATATGGATAACTACATGACCGAAG GTGGTGAAATTAAGGAACACCGAATGGTTTCGAAGCAACCGAAAAATGTTTGCATACCACGAATGAGAAGATGGCTGAGAACGGACAAAACCATCGTAATGGAACTGACGGTACCTCTCTTACAAGTGAACTTCTTCGACGATCACACGAAACTAGTTGTTTCCCAGGAATCACCTAGCAGAGGATACTTGATAACGTACATCGACACTAGTAGGCATACCTCTTCTTACTGGTTAAACGATTTACGAGATTTTGGTTGTACGACTGACCTCTACCAACGTTTGTATTACGTATGCAAG
- the LOC128879266 gene encoding serine/threonine-protein kinase PLK1-like isoform X2 has product MKLELEMIASNVVEARVGSSSPPREYETSGKSFLLEPMAGDSHTETACRFFETGVVARCTEEPNETTKTTPETDCTKKTIESAGSGRRVNNCPRHSFSKSSASLQSLICRRSRKPGASSLPLEVDLSSYSSHRGCLVDVPKENGAVAFRDDEETCTTTRTSTLVYPSCGNAQTSPRGCANVQDPSSVTNLANVATATTTSTASNVTSSPIGSHSGNTASSLIRTTSVITARPSTSSCNHSTDQESDYVVDPVQGNAYHKGQFLGKGGFARVYLMTDVSNGNQYACKMIPKNRMQKIHMQKIAREIMIQKELNHVNVVKMHHYFEDNLNVYMLLEACPRKSLMHVLRYRGKVTEPEARYYMNQMVTGVAYIHSQKVVHRDLKPGNMLLSDRMIVKIGDFGLATRLGDQRRRVTICGTPNYIAPEVLYKQAYSYEADVWALGCILYALLVGHPPFDTATLAETYTRICNNHYREVDDTMASPSGQDLVRWLLQPNPELRPSLERVKEHAYLTKEYVPVSLPHTCCYEMPHASIIDPMSLPSITSTASRNQKFNKNQAWPNILAQEISHRYQQQTIHIQQSQQPQQQHTNRSQKSLRKAMKVISWLAKRFPKVPKFRQRLSSVLCPDHKKMGYVAQSVLMHRALETCINEMKHKNMLQNPPTAEDVVPLFITKWIDYSNKYGLSFQLSDKSVGVLFNDNTKISYTHDRRRVEYMTTEDEVTRYHKEEDVPATLQKKLELLQHFTQYMDNYMTEGGEIKEHRMVSKQPKNVCIPRMRRWLRTDKTIVMELTVPLLQVNFFDDHTKLVVSQESPSRGYLITYIDTSRHTSSYWLNDLRDFGCTTDLYQRLYYVCKVCREFAEMHNNTIA; this is encoded by the exons ATGAAGCTAGAACTAGAGATGATAGCTTCGAACGTGGTCGAGGCGCGAGTCGGGAGTTCCTCGCCACCGAGAGAGTACGAAACGAGCGGCAAGAGTTTCCTCCTGGAGCCGATGGCCGGCGACTCGCATACCGAAACAGCCTGCCGTTTCTTCGAGACGGGGGTCGTTGCTCGATGCACCGAGGAACCCAACGAGACCACCAAAACCACTCCCGAGACCGACTGCACGAAAAAGACGATCGAATCAGCTGGTAGCGGCAGGCGCGTCAACAATTGCCCGAGGCACAGCTTCTCCAAGAGTTCCGCCTCTCTGCAGAGTCTGATCTGCAGGCGAAGTCGAAAACCCGGTGCGTCCTCGTTGCCCTTGGAAGTGGATCTCTCCTCGTACTCGTCGCATCGCGGCTGTCTCGTCGACGTGCCCAAGGAGAACGGTGCGGTCGCTTTCCGCGACGACGAAGAGACCTGCACCACCACACGCACCTCCACGCTCGTCTACCCGTCTTGCGGGAACGCGCAAACTTCCCCCAGAGGATGCGCCAACGTTCAAGATCCATCCTCCGTGACGAACCTCGCGAACGTTGccaccgccaccaccaccaGCACCGCGAGTAACGTTACTTCTTCGCCGATCGGAAGTCACTCCGGTAACACCGCGTCCTCCCTGATAAGGACGACCAGCGTGATCACCGCACGACCATCCACGTCCTCTTGCAACCATTCCACGGACCAAGAGTCGGATTACGTCGTCGATCCGGTTCAGGGAAACGCTTATCACAAAGGCCAATTCCTCGGCAAG GGTGGGTTCGCGAGGGTTTACCTGATGACCGATGTTAGCAATGGAAACCAATACGCTTGCAAAATGATTCCGAAAAATCGAATGCAAAAAATCCATATGCAGAAG ATCGCACGTGAGATAATGATCCAGAAAGAGCTGAATCACGTGAACGTTGTCAAGATGCATCACTATTTCGAGGATAACCTTAACGTATACATGCTTCTGGAAGCCTGTCCTCGAAAG AGTTTGATGCACGTGCTGAGGTACCGTGGCAAAGTCACGGAGCCGGAAGCCCGCTATTACATGAATCAAATGGTAACAGGAGTCGCGTATATTCACTCCCAGAAAGTCGTTCATCGAGATTTGAAGCCAGGGAACATGCTCCTGTCAGATCGCATGATCGTCAAGATCGGCGACTTTGGACTGGCGACAAGGCTTGGCGATCAGCGGAGACGAGT GACAATATGCGGAACACCGAATTACATCGCACCGGAAGTGTTGTATAAGCAAGCGTACAGTTACGAAGCGGATGTTTGGGCGCTGGGATGCATACTTTATGCCTTGCTGGTAGGGCATCCGCCTTTCGATACCGCGACATTGGCGGAAACTTATACTAGGATATGTAACAATCATTATCGAGAAGTCGACGACACGATGGCAAGTCCGAGTGGACAGGATCTCGTGAGATGGCTCTTGCAACCGAATCCTGAGCTCAGGCCGTCTTTGGAAAGGGTGAAGGAACACGCTTATCTCACCAAGGAATACGTACCAGTTTCTTTACCTCATACCTGTTGCTACGAAATGCCACACGCTTCGATAATTGATCCCATGTCGTTGCCTTCAATCACCTCCACCGCATCTAGAAAtcagaaattcaataaaaatcag GCTTGGCCAAACATACTAGCGCAAGAAATATCGCATCGGTACCAGCAACAAACCATCCACATACAACAATCTCAGCAGCCGCAGCAGCAGCATACCAACCGATCTCAGAAAAGTTTGCGAAAAGCTATGAAAGTGATCAGCTGGCTAGCTAAAAGGTTTCCAAAAGTTCCGAAATTCAGACAACGATTGAGTAGCGTTCTCTGTCCTGATCACAAAAAGATGGGATACGTTGCGCAGAGCGTGTTGATGCACCGAGCACTGGAAACGTGCATCAACGAGATGAAACATAAAAACATGTTGCAAAATCCGCCAACCGCGGAGGACGTTGTGCCTCTTTTTATCACCAAGTGGATCGATTACTCTAACAAATACGGCCTAAGTTTTCAACTGTCTGATAAATCTGTTGGCGTTCTCTTCAACGACAATACGAAAATTAGTTACACACACGATAGGAG AAGAGTGGAGTATATGACCACCGAGGACGAAGTAACGAGGTACCATAAAGAAGAAGATGTTCCAGCTACTCTGCAGAAAAAGCTCGagttgcttcaacatttcacGCAATATATGGATAACTACATGACCGAAG GTGGTGAAATTAAGGAACACCGAATGGTTTCGAAGCAACCGAAAAATGTTTGCATACCACGAATGAGAAGATGGCTGAGAACGGACAAAACCATCGTAATGGAACTGACGGTACCTCTCTTACAAGTGAACTTCTTCGACGATCACACGAAACTAGTTGTTTCCCAGGAATCACCTAGCAGAGGATACTTGATAACGTACATCGACACTAGTAGGCATACCTCTTCTTACTGGTTAAACGATTTACGAGATTTTGGTTGTACGACTGACCTCTACCAACGTTTGTATTACGTATGCAAGGTATGTAGAGAATTTGCAGAAATGCACAATAACACGATTGCTTGA
- the LOC128879266 gene encoding serine/threonine-protein kinase PLK1-like isoform X1, producing the protein MKLELEMIASNVVEARVGSSSPPREYETSGKSFLLEPMAGDSHTETACRFFETGVVARCTEEPNETTKTTPETDCTKKTIESAGSGRRVNNCPRHSFSKSSASLQSLICRRSRKPGASSLPLEVDLSSYSSHRGCLVDVPKENGAVAFRDDEETCTTTRTSTLVYPSCGNAQTSPRGCANVQDPSSVTNLANVATATTTSTASNVTSSPIGSHSGNTASSLIRTTSVITARPSTSSCNHSTDQESDYVVDPVQGNAYHKGQFLGKGGFARVYLMTDVSNGNQYACKMIPKNRMQKIHMQKIAREIMIQKELNHVNVVKMHHYFEDNLNVYMLLEACPRKSLMHVLRYRGKVTEPEARYYMNQMVTGVAYIHSQKVVHRDLKPGNMLLSDRMIVKIGDFGLATRLGDQRRRVTICGTPNYIAPEVLYKQAYSYEADVWALGCILYALLVGHPPFDTATLAETYTRICNNHYREVDDTMASPSGQDLVRWLLQPNPELRPSLERVKEHAYLTKEYVPVSLPHTCCYEMPHASIIDPMSLPSITSTASRNQKFNKNQAWPNILAQEISHRYQQQTIHIQQSQQPQQQHTNRSQKSLRKAMKVISWLAKRFPKVPKFRQRLSSVLCPDHKKMGYVAQSVLMHRALETCINEMKHKNMLQNPPTAEDVVPLFITKWIDYSNKYGLSFQLSDKSVGVLFNDNTKISYTHDRRRVEYMTTEDEVTRYHKEEDVPATLQKKLELLQHFTQYMDNYMTEGGEIKEHRMVSKQPKNVCIPRMRRWLRTDKTIVMELTVPLLQVNFFDDHTKLVVSQESPSRGYLITYIDTSRHTSSYWLNDLRDFGCTTDLYQRLYYVCKILRVFLSSTQRSKNP; encoded by the exons ATGAAGCTAGAACTAGAGATGATAGCTTCGAACGTGGTCGAGGCGCGAGTCGGGAGTTCCTCGCCACCGAGAGAGTACGAAACGAGCGGCAAGAGTTTCCTCCTGGAGCCGATGGCCGGCGACTCGCATACCGAAACAGCCTGCCGTTTCTTCGAGACGGGGGTCGTTGCTCGATGCACCGAGGAACCCAACGAGACCACCAAAACCACTCCCGAGACCGACTGCACGAAAAAGACGATCGAATCAGCTGGTAGCGGCAGGCGCGTCAACAATTGCCCGAGGCACAGCTTCTCCAAGAGTTCCGCCTCTCTGCAGAGTCTGATCTGCAGGCGAAGTCGAAAACCCGGTGCGTCCTCGTTGCCCTTGGAAGTGGATCTCTCCTCGTACTCGTCGCATCGCGGCTGTCTCGTCGACGTGCCCAAGGAGAACGGTGCGGTCGCTTTCCGCGACGACGAAGAGACCTGCACCACCACACGCACCTCCACGCTCGTCTACCCGTCTTGCGGGAACGCGCAAACTTCCCCCAGAGGATGCGCCAACGTTCAAGATCCATCCTCCGTGACGAACCTCGCGAACGTTGccaccgccaccaccaccaGCACCGCGAGTAACGTTACTTCTTCGCCGATCGGAAGTCACTCCGGTAACACCGCGTCCTCCCTGATAAGGACGACCAGCGTGATCACCGCACGACCATCCACGTCCTCTTGCAACCATTCCACGGACCAAGAGTCGGATTACGTCGTCGATCCGGTTCAGGGAAACGCTTATCACAAAGGCCAATTCCTCGGCAAG GGTGGGTTCGCGAGGGTTTACCTGATGACCGATGTTAGCAATGGAAACCAATACGCTTGCAAAATGATTCCGAAAAATCGAATGCAAAAAATCCATATGCAGAAG ATCGCACGTGAGATAATGATCCAGAAAGAGCTGAATCACGTGAACGTTGTCAAGATGCATCACTATTTCGAGGATAACCTTAACGTATACATGCTTCTGGAAGCCTGTCCTCGAAAG AGTTTGATGCACGTGCTGAGGTACCGTGGCAAAGTCACGGAGCCGGAAGCCCGCTATTACATGAATCAAATGGTAACAGGAGTCGCGTATATTCACTCCCAGAAAGTCGTTCATCGAGATTTGAAGCCAGGGAACATGCTCCTGTCAGATCGCATGATCGTCAAGATCGGCGACTTTGGACTGGCGACAAGGCTTGGCGATCAGCGGAGACGAGT GACAATATGCGGAACACCGAATTACATCGCACCGGAAGTGTTGTATAAGCAAGCGTACAGTTACGAAGCGGATGTTTGGGCGCTGGGATGCATACTTTATGCCTTGCTGGTAGGGCATCCGCCTTTCGATACCGCGACATTGGCGGAAACTTATACTAGGATATGTAACAATCATTATCGAGAAGTCGACGACACGATGGCAAGTCCGAGTGGACAGGATCTCGTGAGATGGCTCTTGCAACCGAATCCTGAGCTCAGGCCGTCTTTGGAAAGGGTGAAGGAACACGCTTATCTCACCAAGGAATACGTACCAGTTTCTTTACCTCATACCTGTTGCTACGAAATGCCACACGCTTCGATAATTGATCCCATGTCGTTGCCTTCAATCACCTCCACCGCATCTAGAAAtcagaaattcaataaaaatcag GCTTGGCCAAACATACTAGCGCAAGAAATATCGCATCGGTACCAGCAACAAACCATCCACATACAACAATCTCAGCAGCCGCAGCAGCAGCATACCAACCGATCTCAGAAAAGTTTGCGAAAAGCTATGAAAGTGATCAGCTGGCTAGCTAAAAGGTTTCCAAAAGTTCCGAAATTCAGACAACGATTGAGTAGCGTTCTCTGTCCTGATCACAAAAAGATGGGATACGTTGCGCAGAGCGTGTTGATGCACCGAGCACTGGAAACGTGCATCAACGAGATGAAACATAAAAACATGTTGCAAAATCCGCCAACCGCGGAGGACGTTGTGCCTCTTTTTATCACCAAGTGGATCGATTACTCTAACAAATACGGCCTAAGTTTTCAACTGTCTGATAAATCTGTTGGCGTTCTCTTCAACGACAATACGAAAATTAGTTACACACACGATAGGAG AAGAGTGGAGTATATGACCACCGAGGACGAAGTAACGAGGTACCATAAAGAAGAAGATGTTCCAGCTACTCTGCAGAAAAAGCTCGagttgcttcaacatttcacGCAATATATGGATAACTACATGACCGAAG GTGGTGAAATTAAGGAACACCGAATGGTTTCGAAGCAACCGAAAAATGTTTGCATACCACGAATGAGAAGATGGCTGAGAACGGACAAAACCATCGTAATGGAACTGACGGTACCTCTCTTACAAGTGAACTTCTTCGACGATCACACGAAACTAGTTGTTTCCCAGGAATCACCTAGCAGAGGATACTTGATAACGTACATCGACACTAGTAGGCATACCTCTTCTTACTGGTTAAACGATTTACGAGATTTTGGTTGTACGACTGACCTCTACCAACGTTTGTATTACGTATGCAAG attCTACGTGTATTTCTCTCCTCGACTCAGAGGTCTAAAAATCCTTAG
- the LOC128879266 gene encoding serine/threonine-protein kinase PLK1-like isoform X3, whose translation MKLELEMIASNVVEARVGSSSPPREYETSGKSFLLEPMAGDSHTETACRFFETGVVARCTEEPNETTKTTPETDCTKKTIESAGSGRRVNNCPRHSFSKSSASLQSLICRRSRKPGASSLPLEVDLSSYSSHRGCLVDVPKENGAVAFRDDEETCTTTRTSTLVYPSCGNAQTSPRGCANVQDPSSVTNLANVATATTTSTASNVTSSPIGSHSGNTASSLIRTTSVITARPSTSSCNHSTDQESDYVVDPVQGNAYHKGQFLGKGGFARVYLMTDVSNGNQYACKMIPKNRMQKIHMQKIAREIMIQKELNHVNVVKMHHYFEDNLNVYMLLEACPRKSLMHVLRYRGKVTEPEARYYMNQMVTGVAYIHSQKVVHRDLKPGNMLLSDRMIVKIGDFGLATRLGDQRRRVTICGTPNYIAPEVLYKQAYSYEADVWALGCILYALLVGHPPFDTATLAETYTRICNNHYREVDDTMASPSGQDLVRWLLQPNPELRPSLERVKEHAYLTKEYVPVSLPHTCCYEMPHASIIDPMSLPSITSTASRNQKFNKNQAWPNILAQEISHRYQQQTIHIQQSQQPQQQHTNRSQKSLRKAMKVISWLAKRFPKVPKFRQRLSSVLCPDHKKMGYVAQSVLMHRALETCINEMKHKNMLQNPPTAEDVVPLFITKWIDYSNKYGLSFQLSDKSVGVLFNDNTKISYTHDRRVEYMTTEDEVTRYHKEEDVPATLQKKLELLQHFTQYMDNYMTEGGEIKEHRMVSKQPKNVCIPRMRRWLRTDKTIVMELTVPLLQVNFFDDHTKLVVSQESPSRGYLITYIDTSRHTSSYWLNDLRDFGCTTDLYQRLYYVCKILRVFLSSTQRSKNP comes from the exons ATGAAGCTAGAACTAGAGATGATAGCTTCGAACGTGGTCGAGGCGCGAGTCGGGAGTTCCTCGCCACCGAGAGAGTACGAAACGAGCGGCAAGAGTTTCCTCCTGGAGCCGATGGCCGGCGACTCGCATACCGAAACAGCCTGCCGTTTCTTCGAGACGGGGGTCGTTGCTCGATGCACCGAGGAACCCAACGAGACCACCAAAACCACTCCCGAGACCGACTGCACGAAAAAGACGATCGAATCAGCTGGTAGCGGCAGGCGCGTCAACAATTGCCCGAGGCACAGCTTCTCCAAGAGTTCCGCCTCTCTGCAGAGTCTGATCTGCAGGCGAAGTCGAAAACCCGGTGCGTCCTCGTTGCCCTTGGAAGTGGATCTCTCCTCGTACTCGTCGCATCGCGGCTGTCTCGTCGACGTGCCCAAGGAGAACGGTGCGGTCGCTTTCCGCGACGACGAAGAGACCTGCACCACCACACGCACCTCCACGCTCGTCTACCCGTCTTGCGGGAACGCGCAAACTTCCCCCAGAGGATGCGCCAACGTTCAAGATCCATCCTCCGTGACGAACCTCGCGAACGTTGccaccgccaccaccaccaGCACCGCGAGTAACGTTACTTCTTCGCCGATCGGAAGTCACTCCGGTAACACCGCGTCCTCCCTGATAAGGACGACCAGCGTGATCACCGCACGACCATCCACGTCCTCTTGCAACCATTCCACGGACCAAGAGTCGGATTACGTCGTCGATCCGGTTCAGGGAAACGCTTATCACAAAGGCCAATTCCTCGGCAAG GGTGGGTTCGCGAGGGTTTACCTGATGACCGATGTTAGCAATGGAAACCAATACGCTTGCAAAATGATTCCGAAAAATCGAATGCAAAAAATCCATATGCAGAAG ATCGCACGTGAGATAATGATCCAGAAAGAGCTGAATCACGTGAACGTTGTCAAGATGCATCACTATTTCGAGGATAACCTTAACGTATACATGCTTCTGGAAGCCTGTCCTCGAAAG AGTTTGATGCACGTGCTGAGGTACCGTGGCAAAGTCACGGAGCCGGAAGCCCGCTATTACATGAATCAAATGGTAACAGGAGTCGCGTATATTCACTCCCAGAAAGTCGTTCATCGAGATTTGAAGCCAGGGAACATGCTCCTGTCAGATCGCATGATCGTCAAGATCGGCGACTTTGGACTGGCGACAAGGCTTGGCGATCAGCGGAGACGAGT GACAATATGCGGAACACCGAATTACATCGCACCGGAAGTGTTGTATAAGCAAGCGTACAGTTACGAAGCGGATGTTTGGGCGCTGGGATGCATACTTTATGCCTTGCTGGTAGGGCATCCGCCTTTCGATACCGCGACATTGGCGGAAACTTATACTAGGATATGTAACAATCATTATCGAGAAGTCGACGACACGATGGCAAGTCCGAGTGGACAGGATCTCGTGAGATGGCTCTTGCAACCGAATCCTGAGCTCAGGCCGTCTTTGGAAAGGGTGAAGGAACACGCTTATCTCACCAAGGAATACGTACCAGTTTCTTTACCTCATACCTGTTGCTACGAAATGCCACACGCTTCGATAATTGATCCCATGTCGTTGCCTTCAATCACCTCCACCGCATCTAGAAAtcagaaattcaataaaaatcag GCTTGGCCAAACATACTAGCGCAAGAAATATCGCATCGGTACCAGCAACAAACCATCCACATACAACAATCTCAGCAGCCGCAGCAGCAGCATACCAACCGATCTCAGAAAAGTTTGCGAAAAGCTATGAAAGTGATCAGCTGGCTAGCTAAAAGGTTTCCAAAAGTTCCGAAATTCAGACAACGATTGAGTAGCGTTCTCTGTCCTGATCACAAAAAGATGGGATACGTTGCGCAGAGCGTGTTGATGCACCGAGCACTGGAAACGTGCATCAACGAGATGAAACATAAAAACATGTTGCAAAATCCGCCAACCGCGGAGGACGTTGTGCCTCTTTTTATCACCAAGTGGATCGATTACTCTAACAAATACGGCCTAAGTTTTCAACTGTCTGATAAATCTGTTGGCGTTCTCTTCAACGACAATACGAAAATTAGTTACACACACGATAGGAG AGTGGAGTATATGACCACCGAGGACGAAGTAACGAGGTACCATAAAGAAGAAGATGTTCCAGCTACTCTGCAGAAAAAGCTCGagttgcttcaacatttcacGCAATATATGGATAACTACATGACCGAAG GTGGTGAAATTAAGGAACACCGAATGGTTTCGAAGCAACCGAAAAATGTTTGCATACCACGAATGAGAAGATGGCTGAGAACGGACAAAACCATCGTAATGGAACTGACGGTACCTCTCTTACAAGTGAACTTCTTCGACGATCACACGAAACTAGTTGTTTCCCAGGAATCACCTAGCAGAGGATACTTGATAACGTACATCGACACTAGTAGGCATACCTCTTCTTACTGGTTAAACGATTTACGAGATTTTGGTTGTACGACTGACCTCTACCAACGTTTGTATTACGTATGCAAG attCTACGTGTATTTCTCTCCTCGACTCAGAGGTCTAAAAATCCTTAG